One part of the Sphingopyxis sp. PAMC25046 genome encodes these proteins:
- a CDS encoding CHAT domain-containing tetratricopeptide repeat protein codes for MASRRLSFFALLLAAPLWTIAPTGFAHETSPPAKLDGDEQELIDLLNRGMDLERAGKRRDAEAVYRRWTGEATKRYGADNLITSMGYRLLAGVLEDEGRLKEAEPFLKQLLAINRASLGESDDETLLAYARLSANYMAQGRPVEAIPLRRAILAARLANNGKHHSKSIIATSNLARAMAESGDMKGAEPLYREAVEASIAVHGENHRETAANYGNLATVLSTLGRFDEAAPVFAKVLAIEEALPDSDPADIALSHYNVSANFSEIGRYDEASAAANKALDLWRAAKGDESAEAALGYTAVANSLRLQGRYEEADATYRKALAIRVKALGDTHPLTGEAYSNVALIMENRGLPPSAIEPLLRKALDITRQAFGESSHRTAIMYGNVAHNLVQQGRFDEAEPMYRRGIEIQKSVAGADHPSYATQLINLAYNLGPEAAEPLMREALGIFRAKFGEDNPETAHAFASLGTTLSLLGRHAEGAEMAIKALDIRRRLLGEDHPLTADGYASVAAALVRRGGLDRAGDEAAEPYYRQALGIRQRSLGESHVETAHAYSGLAASLLRQGKAAEAEAAAAKAVAIVRRLNDRTAAGGNAVALSALDRQQVDPNRGTFTTYMNAAFGLMSDTREAAGQSRLQDLAFRAAQDANSSASGRAVLQSAARSAAKTPQMAEAVRREQDLAARANVIDKNLLRALGDRKSVEAARLRGELDGVQAELADIGALIDKKYPSYRQLVSPRPVGLAEAQKALRPGEALLMMTEAANTFHLFVVTPDAVGWSRPAQEIDVILKQISDLRCDVDFATCSAARKAELDALPMTTRELEGHRRFDLDIAHALYKELIAPVEPLLKDTRRLYVASSGKLGDLPLAMLSSTPLPEGADLADPDTLARAGWLADRYAFTSLPSVAALMLPVAARGERRSKSFRGYGAPVLLGGDTGSRAAAGVGVFDGVSAAGSPLADPDALRKLAPLPGTKVELAAMAELFGAAPVSLTLERDATEAALRRDPALPTSDIVAIATHGLLPDPELGFGEPGLVLTPPSVASDTDDGLLTATEAARLTLSADWVILSACNTASAVNSGGGDSLSALARGFLYAGADALLASHWRVSDQATAVLTVETLTARRANPGTSRAEALQMGMKAVRSGKRADGSAIAGWKAGWAHPSAWAAFTNIANRDD; via the coding sequence ATGGCCAGCCGCCGACTTAGCTTTTTCGCTCTTCTCCTCGCGGCGCCGCTGTGGACGATCGCGCCGACGGGGTTCGCGCACGAAACGTCGCCACCCGCCAAGCTCGACGGCGACGAACAGGAGCTGATCGACCTCCTCAATCGCGGCATGGATCTCGAACGCGCGGGCAAACGGCGCGACGCGGAGGCGGTCTACCGGCGCTGGACCGGCGAAGCGACGAAGCGGTACGGCGCCGACAATCTGATCACCAGCATGGGCTATCGGCTGCTCGCGGGCGTGCTGGAGGACGAGGGGCGGCTGAAGGAGGCCGAGCCCTTCCTGAAGCAGCTGCTCGCGATCAACCGGGCGTCGCTCGGCGAAAGCGACGACGAGACCTTGCTCGCCTACGCCCGCCTCTCGGCCAATTATATGGCGCAGGGTCGCCCCGTGGAAGCTATCCCGCTGCGCCGCGCGATCCTCGCGGCGCGCCTCGCGAACAATGGCAAGCACCACTCCAAGTCGATCATCGCGACCAGCAATCTGGCGCGTGCCATGGCCGAAAGCGGCGACATGAAGGGCGCCGAACCGCTGTACCGCGAAGCGGTCGAGGCGAGCATCGCGGTCCATGGCGAAAATCACCGCGAGACCGCGGCGAATTACGGCAATCTCGCGACCGTGCTCAGCACCCTCGGGCGCTTCGACGAGGCGGCGCCCGTCTTTGCCAAGGTGCTGGCGATCGAGGAGGCGCTGCCTGACAGCGATCCTGCCGACATCGCGCTCAGCCATTATAATGTTTCGGCGAATTTCTCCGAAATCGGGCGCTATGACGAGGCCTCGGCAGCAGCGAACAAGGCGCTCGACCTGTGGCGCGCGGCCAAGGGCGACGAAAGCGCCGAGGCGGCGCTCGGCTATACCGCGGTCGCCAACAGCCTGCGGCTGCAGGGACGCTATGAGGAAGCCGACGCCACCTATCGCAAGGCACTCGCGATCCGGGTCAAGGCGCTTGGCGACACCCACCCCCTGACCGGCGAGGCCTATAGCAATGTCGCGCTGATCATGGAAAACCGCGGGCTGCCGCCGTCGGCGATCGAACCTCTGCTGCGCAAGGCGCTCGACATCACGCGGCAGGCGTTCGGCGAAAGCAGCCATCGCACCGCCATCATGTACGGCAATGTCGCGCATAATCTGGTCCAGCAGGGCCGCTTCGACGAAGCCGAGCCGATGTACCGGCGCGGGATCGAAATCCAGAAGAGCGTCGCGGGGGCGGACCATCCCTCCTATGCGACGCAGCTGATCAACCTCGCCTATAATCTCGGCCCCGAAGCCGCCGAACCGCTGATGCGCGAGGCGCTCGGCATCTTTCGGGCCAAGTTCGGCGAAGACAATCCCGAGACCGCGCATGCCTTTGCCAGCCTCGGCACGACGCTCAGCCTGCTCGGCCGGCATGCCGAGGGCGCCGAGATGGCGATCAAGGCGCTGGACATCCGCCGCCGCCTGCTCGGCGAGGACCATCCGCTCACCGCCGATGGCTATGCCAGCGTCGCCGCGGCGCTGGTTCGCCGGGGCGGTCTCGATCGCGCCGGCGACGAAGCGGCCGAGCCCTATTACCGCCAGGCGCTGGGGATCCGCCAGCGCAGCCTCGGCGAATCGCACGTCGAGACCGCGCATGCCTATAGCGGTCTTGCCGCGAGCCTGCTGCGGCAGGGCAAGGCGGCCGAAGCCGAGGCGGCGGCTGCCAAGGCGGTCGCGATCGTGCGGCGACTCAACGACCGGACCGCGGCGGGCGGCAACGCCGTCGCCTTGTCGGCGCTCGACCGGCAACAGGTCGACCCCAACCGCGGTACCTTCACCACCTATATGAATGCGGCCTTCGGCCTGATGAGCGATACGCGCGAAGCAGCCGGGCAGTCGCGACTTCAGGACCTTGCCTTTCGGGCGGCGCAGGATGCGAACAGCTCGGCTTCGGGGCGCGCGGTGCTGCAGTCCGCCGCGCGCAGCGCCGCGAAGACGCCGCAAATGGCGGAAGCGGTGCGCCGCGAGCAGGATCTGGCCGCGCGCGCGAACGTCATCGACAAGAATCTGCTCCGCGCGCTCGGCGACCGGAAATCCGTCGAGGCTGCGCGGCTGCGCGGCGAACTCGACGGCGTGCAGGCCGAACTCGCCGACATCGGCGCGCTGATCGACAAGAAATATCCGTCGTACCGCCAGCTCGTGTCGCCGCGCCCGGTCGGGCTTGCCGAAGCGCAGAAGGCGCTGCGGCCGGGCGAAGCCTTGCTGATGATGACCGAGGCTGCGAACACCTTTCACCTCTTTGTCGTCACCCCCGACGCCGTTGGCTGGAGCCGGCCGGCGCAAGAGATCGACGTCATCCTGAAACAGATTTCCGACCTTCGCTGCGATGTCGACTTCGCGACCTGTTCGGCGGCGCGCAAGGCCGAACTCGACGCGCTGCCGATGACGACGCGCGAGCTCGAGGGGCATCGCCGCTTCGATCTCGACATCGCGCACGCGCTCTACAAGGAGCTGATCGCACCGGTCGAACCGCTGCTGAAGGACACGCGGCGCCTGTATGTCGCGAGCTCGGGCAAGCTCGGCGACCTGCCGCTCGCGATGCTGTCGTCGACCCCCTTGCCCGAAGGCGCCGACCTGGCCGACCCCGACACGCTTGCCCGCGCGGGATGGCTCGCCGATCGCTATGCCTTCACCAGCCTGCCGTCGGTCGCGGCGTTGATGCTGCCCGTCGCGGCGCGGGGAGAACGGCGGAGCAAGAGTTTTCGTGGCTATGGCGCGCCCGTGCTGCTCGGCGGCGATACGGGATCGCGCGCCGCGGCGGGGGTCGGCGTCTTCGACGGGGTGTCGGCCGCGGGCTCGCCGCTGGCCGACCCCGACGCGCTCCGCAAGCTCGCCCCCTTGCCCGGTACCAAAGTCGAGCTCGCGGCGATGGCCGAGCTGTTCGGCGCCGCGCCGGTCAGCCTCACGCTCGAGCGCGATGCCACCGAGGCGGCGCTGCGCCGCGATCCGGCGCTGCCGACGAGCGACATCGTCGCGATCGCCACGCACGGCCTGCTTCCCGATCCCGAGCTGGGGTTCGGCGAGCCCGGGCTGGTGCTCACCCCGCCTAGCGTCGCGAGCGATACCGACGACGGCCTGCTCACCGCGACCGAGGCCGCACGGCTGACGCTGTCGGCCGACTGGGTGATCCTGTCGGCGTGCAACACCGCCTCGGCCGTAAATTCGGGC
- a CDS encoding nucleotidyltransferase family protein: MIEANRIAAVLLAAGRSERFGSDKLLARVRGEPVALMAAKTLVAIGPGRLIAVCRAGSEVAAILSDFGFEIIVNAEPARGLSSSLALAIERADLSGADAALVTLGDMPFVGPEHIKSLLAAFDPAKASIVASGRDGTAMPPALFARSHFEALRNIEGDRGARALLAGALLVAGDSLELADIDRPEDLR, encoded by the coding sequence GTGATCGAAGCCAATCGCATCGCCGCCGTCCTGCTGGCGGCCGGCCGTTCCGAGCGCTTCGGAAGCGACAAGCTGCTTGCGCGGGTTCGCGGCGAACCGGTCGCGCTCATGGCGGCGAAGACGCTGGTCGCGATCGGGCCCGGCCGCCTGATCGCGGTCTGCCGCGCGGGAAGCGAGGTCGCCGCGATCCTGTCGGATTTTGGGTTCGAAATCATTGTCAATGCCGAGCCTGCGCGCGGATTGTCCTCCTCGCTCGCCCTCGCGATCGAGCGGGCGGACCTGTCGGGCGCCGATGCGGCGCTGGTGACGCTCGGCGACATGCCGTTCGTCGGACCGGAGCATATCAAGTCGCTGCTGGCGGCGTTCGACCCCGCCAAGGCGTCGATCGTCGCATCGGGGCGCGACGGCACCGCGATGCCGCCGGCGCTTTTTGCGCGTTCGCACTTCGAGGCACTGCGCAATATCGAAGGCGATCGCGGCGCGCGCGCCTTGCTCGCCGGTGCCCTGCTCGTCGCCGGGGATTCGCTCGAGCTTGCCGATATCGACCGTCCCGAAGACCTGCGCTGA
- a CDS encoding xanthine dehydrogenase family protein subunit M, giving the protein MKSFTYERAETPAAATAAFARTPGARFIAGGTNLLDLMKLEIETPAHLIDVSRLGFDKIEATNDGGLRIGAMVRNTDLASDARIRRDYGLLSRALVAGASGQLRNKATTAGNLLQRTRCPYFYDTNQPCNKRKPGSGCAAIGGFSRLHAVVGASEACIATHPSDMAVAMQALDAAVETVDAAGKARSIALADFYRAPGSTPHLETVLAPGELITAVTLPKPLGGTHIYHKVRDRASYAFALISVGAVIRRDGSGRVALGGVGYKPWRTEAADAELPRGAKATASALLAGAKTSHENAYKLPLVERTLAGVLMQAKG; this is encoded by the coding sequence ATGAAAAGCTTCACCTACGAGCGTGCAGAGACGCCCGCCGCGGCAACCGCCGCCTTCGCGCGCACCCCGGGCGCGCGCTTCATCGCGGGAGGCACCAACCTGCTCGACCTGATGAAGCTCGAGATCGAGACGCCGGCGCACCTGATCGACGTGAGCCGCCTCGGCTTCGACAAGATCGAAGCGACGAACGACGGCGGATTGCGGATCGGCGCGATGGTGCGCAACACCGACCTCGCCTCGGACGCACGCATCCGGCGCGACTATGGCCTCCTCTCGCGCGCGCTCGTCGCCGGCGCTTCGGGACAGCTTCGCAACAAGGCAACGACCGCGGGCAATTTGCTCCAGCGCACGCGCTGCCCCTATTTTTACGACACCAACCAGCCGTGCAACAAACGCAAGCCCGGCAGCGGCTGCGCCGCGATCGGCGGTTTCAGCCGTCTGCATGCCGTTGTCGGCGCAAGCGAGGCGTGCATCGCCACCCACCCCAGCGACATGGCGGTCGCGATGCAGGCGCTCGACGCCGCGGTCGAAACGGTCGACGCGGCGGGCAAGGCCCGCAGCATCGCCCTCGCCGATTTCTATCGCGCGCCCGGCAGCACGCCGCATCTCGAAACGGTGCTCGCGCCGGGCGAGCTGATCACCGCGGTAACGCTGCCGAAACCGCTCGGTGGCACCCACATCTATCACAAGGTCCGCGACCGCGCCTCCTATGCCTTCGCGCTGATCTCGGTCGGCGCGGTGATCCGGCGCGACGGCAGCGGGCGCGTCGCGCTCGGCGGCGTCGGGTACAAGCCGTGGCGCACCGAGGCGGCCGATGCCGAATTGCCGCGCGGTGCCAAGGCGACCGCCTCGGCGCTCCTTGCCGGCGCGAAGACGAGCCACGAAAATGCCTACAAGCTGCCGTTGGTCGAGCGAACGCTCGCCGGGGTGCTGATGCAAGCAAAAGGTTGA
- the paoA gene encoding aldehyde dehydrogenase iron-sulfur subunit PaoA — protein sequence MAISHDISISRRGLLAGGAISVATVAVSDSAAATQESGRPANGPPTARVSFEVNGSAHELELDTRTTLLDALREHLRLTGTKKGCDHGQCGACTVIADGRRINSCLSLAVQHDGDKITTIEGLGLPGKLHPMQEAFVVHDGYQCGYCTPGQICSAVAVLDEIEAGIPSHVTTDLNEPPKVTRGELRERMSGNICRCGAYSNIIDAITDVAGAKA from the coding sequence ATGGCAATATCGCACGACATTTCCATCTCTCGGCGCGGGCTGCTCGCCGGCGGCGCGATCTCGGTCGCTACCGTCGCGGTATCCGATTCCGCGGCCGCGACCCAGGAATCGGGGCGCCCGGCCAACGGACCGCCGACCGCACGTGTCAGCTTCGAGGTCAACGGCTCGGCACATGAGCTCGAACTCGACACGCGCACGACGCTGCTCGATGCGCTTCGCGAACATCTTCGCCTGACGGGCACGAAGAAGGGGTGCGATCATGGGCAATGCGGGGCCTGCACCGTCATCGCCGACGGTCGCCGGATCAACAGCTGCCTTTCGCTCGCCGTGCAGCATGACGGCGACAAGATCACGACGATCGAGGGGCTGGGCCTTCCGGGCAAGCTCCATCCGATGCAGGAAGCCTTCGTCGTTCACGACGGCTATCAATGCGGCTATTGCACCCCGGGACAGATCTGTTCGGCGGTCGCGGTCCTGGACGAAATCGAAGCAGGCATTCCGAGCCACGTGACCACGGACCTGAACGAGCCCCCCAAGGTCACGCGAGGCGAACTGCGCGAACGGATGAGCGGCAATATCTGCCGCTGCGGCGCCTATTCGAACATCATCGACGCGATCACCGATGTCGCGGGAGCGAAGGCATGA
- the paoC gene encoding aldehyde oxidoreductase molybdenum-binding subunit PaoC yields MKFDTPATDNPIDRLKVVGKPTNRIDGPLKTSGTAPYAYERHDVVPNQAYGYVVGSAIAKGRIASMDLGAAKAAPGVLAVVTAADAGKLGKGNFNTAHLLGGPDIEHYHQAIAVVVAESFEQARAAAALVRVQYDRAKGNFDLAKSMDGAVKPPPAFGTEADTRFGDFDAAFASAPVKLDARYTTPDHSHAMMEPHASIASWDGDRLTLWTSNQMIAWSVGDMAKTLGIPKENVRLVSPYIGGGFGGKLFIRSDALLAALGAKAAGRPVKIALPRPLMTNNTTHRPATIQRIRLGATTDGKLTAIGHESWSGDLKGGSPETAVAQTRLLYAAPNRMTAMRLATLDLPEGNAMRAPGEAPGLMALEIAIDEMAEKLGLDPVAFRVLNDTQVDPEKPERRFSQRRLNECLELGAEKFGWKSRKAEPGATRDGRWLVGMGVAAAFRNNLNEKSAARVRLDRNGTVTVETDMTDIGTGSYTIIAQTAAEMLGVPLERVEVRLGDSTFPVSAGSGGQWGANSSTAGVYAACAKLRMEVAEKLGLDPAAAVFENGKVRAGGKGVALAKAAADGDLVAEDMMEYGDLAQKYQQSTFGAHFCEVGVDAMTGEIRVRRMLAVCAAGRILNPKAARSQVIGAMTMGAGAALMEELAVDKRFGFFVNHDLAGYEVPVHADIPHQEVIFLDEVDPTTSPMKAKGVGELGICGVAAAVANAVYHATGVRVRNYPVTLDKLIDKLPDLA; encoded by the coding sequence ATGAAGTTCGACACGCCCGCAACCGACAATCCGATCGACCGGCTGAAGGTCGTCGGCAAGCCGACGAACCGCATCGACGGCCCCCTCAAGACAAGCGGCACCGCACCCTATGCCTATGAACGGCACGATGTCGTGCCCAACCAGGCCTATGGCTATGTCGTCGGCTCGGCGATCGCAAAGGGCCGCATCGCCTCGATGGACCTCGGCGCCGCAAAAGCCGCGCCCGGGGTCCTCGCCGTCGTCACCGCCGCCGACGCGGGCAAGCTCGGCAAGGGCAACTTCAACACCGCGCATCTTCTCGGCGGTCCCGACATCGAACATTATCACCAGGCGATCGCGGTCGTCGTTGCCGAAAGCTTCGAGCAGGCGCGCGCGGCCGCCGCGCTCGTTCGCGTCCAATATGATCGCGCGAAGGGCAATTTCGACCTCGCAAAATCGATGGACGGCGCGGTCAAGCCGCCGCCGGCCTTCGGCACAGAGGCGGACACTCGCTTCGGCGATTTCGATGCGGCCTTTGCAAGCGCGCCGGTCAAGCTCGACGCGCGCTACACGACGCCCGACCACAGCCATGCAATGATGGAACCGCACGCGTCGATCGCGAGCTGGGACGGCGACAGACTCACACTCTGGACATCGAACCAGATGATCGCATGGTCGGTCGGCGACATGGCGAAGACGCTGGGTATTCCCAAGGAGAATGTCCGGCTGGTCTCGCCCTACATCGGTGGCGGCTTCGGCGGAAAATTGTTCATCCGTTCCGACGCTCTGCTCGCCGCGCTCGGCGCGAAGGCCGCCGGGCGTCCGGTGAAGATCGCGCTGCCGCGGCCGCTCATGACCAATAACACCACGCACCGCCCCGCGACGATCCAGCGCATCCGGCTCGGCGCGACGACCGACGGCAAGCTCACTGCGATCGGCCACGAAAGCTGGTCGGGCGACCTCAAGGGCGGCAGCCCCGAAACCGCGGTCGCGCAAACGCGCCTCCTCTACGCCGCGCCGAACCGGATGACCGCGATGCGACTCGCGACGCTGGACCTTCCGGAGGGCAATGCGATGCGCGCGCCCGGCGAAGCCCCCGGACTGATGGCGCTGGAAATCGCGATCGACGAAATGGCGGAAAAGCTAGGCCTCGATCCGGTCGCTTTCCGCGTGCTCAACGACACGCAGGTCGACCCCGAAAAGCCCGAGCGGCGCTTTTCGCAGCGCCGGCTCAACGAGTGCCTCGAACTCGGCGCCGAAAAATTCGGCTGGAAGAGCCGCAAGGCGGAACCCGGCGCCACGCGCGACGGCCGGTGGCTCGTCGGCATGGGCGTCGCTGCGGCCTTCCGCAACAATCTCAACGAAAAATCCGCGGCACGCGTCCGCCTCGACCGCAATGGAACCGTAACTGTCGAAACCGACATGACCGACATCGGAACCGGCAGCTACACGATCATCGCGCAGACCGCCGCCGAGATGCTCGGCGTCCCGCTCGAACGCGTCGAGGTTCGCCTCGGCGACTCGACCTTTCCCGTCTCGGCGGGCTCGGGCGGCCAGTGGGGGGCGAACAGTTCGACCGCCGGCGTCTATGCCGCATGCGCAAAGCTGCGCATGGAGGTCGCCGAAAAGCTCGGACTCGACCCCGCGGCCGCGGTCTTCGAAAACGGCAAGGTCCGCGCCGGGGGCAAGGGGGTCGCGCTCGCAAAGGCCGCGGCCGATGGCGATCTCGTCGCCGAAGATATGATGGAATATGGCGACCTCGCCCAAAAATATCAGCAGTCGACCTTCGGCGCGCATTTTTGCGAAGTCGGGGTGGACGCGATGACGGGCGAGATACGGGTGCGCCGGATGCTCGCGGTCTGCGCCGCCGGACGCATCCTCAACCCCAAGGCCGCGCGCAGCCAGGTCATCGGCGCGATGACGATGGGCGCAGGCGCGGCGCTGATGGAGGAACTGGCCGTCGACAAGAGGTTCGGCTTCTTCGTCAATCACGATCTCGCCGGCTACGAAGTCCCCGTCCACGCCGACATTCCGCATCAGGAGGTGATCTTCCTCGACGAGGTCGATCCGACCACATCGCCGATGAAGGCCAAGGGCGTCGGCGAACTCGGCATCTGCGGCGTCGCCGCCGCGGTCGCGAACGCCGTCTATCATGCGACGGGCGTTCGCGTGCGGAACTACCCGGTCACGCTCGACAAGCTGATCGACAAACTTCCGGACCTCGCGTGA
- a CDS encoding XdhC family protein, translated as MTGLATSSLDILHFLRSRGESGDACVLVTLTGIEGSSPRTLGAQMAIAANGDYAGSFSGGCIEAAVVAEALDALAAGAPRLVRFGLGSPYLDIRLPCGGGIDLLFAPQPDPAAIETAIAFLTARKPAALALAPAGLRLAEASAPTGWRGDDFVVTYVPQLRILAFGQGEELTAAATLAAASGAATTAFSPYARDIAALGAAAVDAALLPYRGWRPDIGSDPWTAFLFLFHDRDWEEELIPWALEQSRFYVGALGSRRTHADRKIMLEAAGVAAEAIASLRSPVGLIPSTRDPATLAISVLAEIAEQFAADAFLSLAGPRREPALSAS; from the coding sequence ATGACCGGATTGGCGACATCTTCGCTCGACATATTGCACTTTCTGCGCAGCCGGGGCGAGTCCGGCGACGCCTGCGTCCTCGTGACGCTCACCGGCATCGAAGGTTCGTCGCCGCGCACCCTCGGCGCGCAGATGGCGATCGCGGCGAACGGCGATTATGCCGGTTCATTCTCGGGCGGCTGCATCGAGGCGGCCGTCGTCGCCGAAGCCCTCGACGCGCTCGCGGCGGGTGCCCCGCGCCTCGTGCGGTTCGGCCTCGGCTCGCCCTATCTCGACATCCGGCTGCCCTGCGGCGGGGGCATCGACCTTCTGTTCGCGCCGCAGCCCGATCCCGCGGCGATCGAGACGGCCATCGCGTTCCTCACAGCACGAAAGCCCGCAGCGCTGGCGCTCGCGCCCGCGGGGCTCCGCCTTGCCGAGGCGAGCGCGCCGACCGGTTGGCGCGGCGACGACTTCGTCGTCACCTATGTGCCGCAGCTTCGCATCCTGGCGTTCGGGCAGGGCGAGGAACTGACGGCGGCAGCGACACTGGCTGCGGCCTCGGGCGCCGCCACCACCGCCTTCTCGCCCTATGCGCGCGATATCGCTGCCCTTGGCGCGGCCGCGGTCGATGCGGCGCTTCTCCCCTATCGAGGCTGGCGCCCGGACATCGGCTCCGACCCCTGGACCGCATTTCTCTTCCTTTTTCACGACCGCGACTGGGAAGAAGAGCTGATACCCTGGGCATTGGAACAGTCGCGCTTTTACGTCGGCGCACTCGGTAGCCGCCGGACGCACGCCGATCGCAAGATCATGCTCGAAGCCGCCGGCGTGGCGGCCGAAGCGATCGCATCGCTCCGATCGCCGGTGGGCCTCATCCCGTCGACGCGCGATCCCGCGACCCTTGCCATTTCGGTGCTTGCCGAAATCGCCGAGCAGTTTGCGGCCGATGCGTTTCTATCCTTGGCAGGTCCGCGCCGCGAACCTGCCCTCAGCGCATCCTGA